GAGAATACTTGTGCTGGGAAAGCGGtatataaaattaaaatttaaaatattcattgtaTGGTGGCAACATATTAATTAGCAGATCAATTATCTCCTTCTCTTTGAGACAAGGAATAAACAGCTTCAGATAAATAGCTGGAACGGTCCAAAGTGTGCCTTCTTGTTCCTGTAGAATTTACTAGATGTCCAGCCCTACCATTAGGCACAATGAAACTGCTTTTTCCAGACCACAGAACACAGGGAGACCACTAAATAGCAGCAAACTCTAAATTATGTAGTTACATTATATTTTTCCATCGCAGTGGAATCATTTGGATTATCTGCTTCAGGCATCAAAATGTCTGATATCTGCTTATAGTTGGTGCATGTGTGTCTAAATATGTGAAAGAAAAGGCACAATTTTCAGACATGACAATGTATTTTGTGGTGCCTAGTATAGAGCTCTTAGCTAATAGATTTTAGTTCCGAAAGGTTCCTTCTCAGAGGCAATTTCATTTCAGTAGTGGGTAAGGATTCCTACCAACCTTCCTAAGATTTTCATatatcctttttctttctccttcacaGTTCTAAAAGGCAAGAAGTTGAGTTTGCCGGCATAGTACTAAGACCACAACAAGATCCTTTGATTAAGAGGATGATGGGAATCATCACAGGAAGTTAAAAACATGTAggagttcatttaaaaaaaaccaaatgaaCCACATTAGTCGTGTTGGTCTCTTCTTGACCCTGAACTTTAGCTAAGGGAGTGTGATATGGGACGAAACAACAATGGTCCTTTTGTTCAAGAGACTGATGGGGGTGCGATGGGGTATGAATTTAGTGTATAGATTTATCAAAACTTCTTTTTGAtcattctttccctccctttctgtTGCTCTTGACTCTTCTTATTTTGTTGATGAACCAGCACAGGTAGGAAAtgtgcttcttttctttttaaagaaaacagcaTCTTCAAACTGGACATCTCCTCTCGCTCTGGATTCATGCTTTGAATGTTGTGCTGACAACTAATAAGACATCTGAGCTTTTCCTTTTGCAAGGGCCTAGTGCTATCTGAATAACCAGGTGGAAGCACTTCTACATTTGATCTCACATTCCTTCAGGCAGTGATTTTGTggggtttcattttttaaaaaatattagtgGGGCAAATAAAGACCTGCTCCTTCAAACACTGTCACTTACTCATGAATCCTGTACATAATGTGATGATTATTTCCTCATCCActttaaatagaaaaataaacaaactacCCCTCCCCCACTAATAGTGCCTTTGTGAGAGGGATGGGAATGGAAATAAAAAGAATGTTTTGTTGCCTGTTTGTATTGTCATCTTTGTGCTTCTCTGTTCATTGTGGCTGTCTGCATTTCCCAGGCTAATCTTTCGTACATATTAGTCTCTccgtagtagtagaaaagagcaagagtctagtagcaccttaaagacttaacaaaatttctctcagggtatgagctttcgtgagtcactgctcacttcttcagatacagctagaatgtgagtctatCTGTCCTTAGGTAGAGAAGAGTGAAGGTATTAACCCTGTTTCATGGGTGTTGCTTGGAGGTCAAACACATGCCTAAGCATAAGGAGGAATAATGGGAGGAAGAGCTTTGGCTGATGCTATCCcctcaaagccagcatggtgtagtggttaagagcggtggaatctaatctggagaactgagtaggtttccccactcatgtatatgaagccagctggatgtccttgggctagtcacagttctcttagcgctttctcagcctcacctatcgcACAAAGtgtgttgtgggagaggaagggaaggcgattgtaagccagtttgattttccttaaaaggtagagaaaatcagtatataaaaaccagctcttctaaaaaaaatcagttgaaccaataaaataatataatggCATATTTTCTTCTGGAcaagtagggttttttttcttttttttacttgctTTCTGGTCCTGATCCAGCTATAGTCCAGGGTGTCCCTAGATGTGCATTCTTAACTATATCAAAATATGCATTTTGCCAGTTCACTAACACAGATGGGGATATACATCAATATACAGATTTGCATTTGCAAAAGACCGCTTGCATGTGCACAATCTCCCAGTGGATAGGGTGAGGATGAGTTAAGACATTAAAAGTGCTCCCTTAGCTTTTCTTTTAAACTACAAAGGCACAAAAGTACTGTAAAAAAAGCTGGGCTACTAATGTTATAAAGAGTCTCCAAGGTTTTGGTTTTAATTATAGGTGGCTTATTGTAGGAGAGTATATGGACAGGGTAAGTTCACAAATGTTTGTTCAGCAGCATTTCTGTATATAATGACCAAGAAAGAGACATTGTTTTCCAACTATTTGGCTGTGAGAGTTAAGTACTATGAAAAGTTTAATGTTTTTCAGCAGTCATTACCAGGTAATGTGACACGGTAGGGTGGTTCACTTATTTTGTCCAAGAGACTGGATGGAGAAATCTCAGTGTGGATGGGTGATGTACAGATTTAGCCTGTGGCAGTCAGCAACTGGCAAAAATGCCACGACTGTGGTAAAAACTGCGTATAGCCTAGTCCACACTTAGGTTTTTCCACAGTCCCATACATAGAAAGAATTTTATGACGGGAATGAGCATCTAGCTTATATGAGTGTATCAACCCAGCAAGAGAAGGTCTGTACCTGGACTCCTCAGCACAAGCTTTGCTATTTTTTCCTTGACTGAGATAAGCAGCGGTTGCTGCCAGCTGACTGTTTCTCCTGACACCATTATGGATGGATGTCCTGGTCTGTCAGCAAGCAGAACTGTGCACTGCTGTTTTCAGCTGGGATAACATAGCACAGTATGATGGTAGTTGCACATGTGTGTTCTTTAGTTCTCTTATCAGGCTGTGTCTCTGGCTTTTTATGGCAGAGAGGCAAAGTCTCTGCAGGAGCCATAAAAGGGCACTGTGCATCTATCTGGACTGCTTGTGCTGGCTTTAGAGTGCTGAATCTTGTATATGCTAAGGCATTTGAGCAAGAGCCTGGACAAGTAGCGCGGGAAGTGAGTGAGCATCTTGATTTTGCAAAGCTGAGCCATGTTATTTAGCATGTGGGCTGGCTCTTgtcttttctcttcctccccctgaGAATGATTCTGGGCATCATtcttgcttgtttgtttcttaTTCCTCTTACCTTTACATTGCTTTTAGAAGTGGCAAGCTTATATATCATAAATTATGGGTGTTCTGATCGAGAACTGgatcgtctctctctctctctctctctttattcactgtgtaaataaataattgcctAGGCATCAGTATTCATTAAGGTCAACCGGTTTGGCACAGGAGTGGATGGGTAAGAGGCTGTACTCGCATTCTCAGGGTACCCCACATTATTGGGAAACGAGGTGGGGGTAGAAGAGGAAAGGGTGGTCAAGGCAACAGATCCTTCATCCAAAGACCGCTTGTAAGGAATAGGTGGCTCAGCCCAGAGGTTTTTCAGAGCGAGGCAGGCCAGGTACACCTGGGGGGAGAAGAGGCGGTGGGTCAGGCACTTGTATGTAACTACACAAAAGGTTGACCCCCACCCCTGCTGATAGCAGACTTCAGGGACCAGGAACATAAATTAATAAGAGTTGAGTGTGGGCTAATTGGAAAGAATATTGATGTTGGTTTCTGGAAAAGCTGGATTATTGAGATTTAGTTTTAGATTAATCACTATATTTTGGCATTTAAAATTATTAGTGTGAGGACATCCTGTGAAGTTCTGTGCATAAATAGAGTGCATGTTAAAGAACTAACATTAACTCTTCCAAGAATGTggtttgttttattaaaacacaaaccAAAAATGGATAACattatttcattaaaataaaataaaaattaagcctGTGTAGAAAAAAAGGTCTTTGACTTTATGCAGACACTTTctggggaatttttaaaaaagttttcaacTAATGATCATGCCTGGGTAAAGTAGAAATATTTTGTGTTTAAAACAATAATTGTGCAAATTGTGCATTTTCTTACTTGTTGGACAATTAAATCTGTATTAAGGTGACAAATTCCTGAGATACCATCAACTGATTAGTCAAATGTATTATAACCTTAGAACATAGggaactggggggaaaaatgaGAAGCAGACAGCTGGTCTAGAAAGAAAGGCAAATAACAGGGACTGAAGCTAAGTTGGAATACAAGACAGTATTAATTTTATTATCTTTGGAGTTGGCAAGTAAAATACCTGGGTTAGGTTAGCAAGAGAAAATAACTGGATTATTTTGATAGAAAATGCTGTGATTGTTCTGGGAAACCTGAGAATATTGATCATGAAATAATAaactttaaatgtaaaaaaacccaacctgaaaataaGACAACCAATTcaatttttctgtgtttttgccATTGTTCGTAAATGTCCTGTGACTGTAACTGCCTCTTCTGCAACTGACTGCAAATCTTCCAGTTTCTCATTGAAGTTGTAAATAAGACTTTGATCAAAGTGTGCTTTCCGCTTGTTTGGCTGCTATGGTAAATAGAGGGAATTAAACTGCCCTATGCTTGTCTGGAGGTCAGATTAGCTGTTACAAATTATCCCTGCTAAAGTTAAAATCTTTGTTAACTGCTCAGCCTTCCTGATGTAGCAAACTTGAGCCATGGGCTGGACTGAGTCCTGAATTGCTCTGGTTTGTTCTGTGCCAGCTTATAAATGAAGGCCTACTGCAACTGCTCTTATGTGAAGGCTCCTCCTGATTAATTCTGCAGCTTGTTGATGGGAAATGTGAGTCACCCAGTTCCACAAGGAACGAACAAATAAACATGCTCTGAAAGAGCTCTGTCCTGAGGCAACTTCTCAACACACTctggaattggtggaaatgtaTAGAGGCCTTAAGAGTAGGACAAGGAGTAGACTAGTCCTCCAcgttttctttgtgtgtgtgtgttctaaatAAGCATCTTGTTTGTGAGCCTTCATCAAAAATAGTTTTTTGGTACATGTCTGATTATTTCAATAGGGATTAGCAATTTagacctaaaggtaaaggtcccctgtgcaagcactgggtcattcttgacccatggggtgatgtcacatcccgacattttctaggcaactttgtttgcggggtggtttgccagtgccttccccagtcatctttcctttacccccagcaagctgggtactcattttaccgaccttggaaggatggaaggctgagtcaaccttgagccggctacctgaaaccaacttccgtcgggatagaactcaggtcgtgagcaaagcttcggactgcagtactgcagcttaccactctgcgccatggggctcctataatTTAGACCTAGAGGTTACCTAATAAAGTTGACCAAAATGGGGTTTATGTTTGTCACTATTTCTGCCACAGAGCTCACAGGCTGAATTCCTCAACTTTGTGCGTTCTCTCTCACTGTCTTTTCTGGGAGgctgagttgtgtgtaagtgccatcaaatcacagccgacttatggcaacccagtagggttttcaaggcaagagactaacggtggtttgccattgcctgcctctgcatagcaaccttggtattccttggtggtctcccatccaagtactagcctggactgaccctgcttagcttctgttatctgacgagattaggctagcctgggccatccaggtcagggcagaggctGAATAACCATGCAATATTTCACCTAATCCTTTAGCCCAATGGTCTTTAATTTTTAGACACCCAGGACCTATCTTTGAGCCCATCTGAAACATGTAACTCacaactcattttttttttttaaacgtgatctttctctccctccctcatccTAGCATTGTGAATACCATTCCAATGCTTTCATCCTGCATTAAGATGAAAGTTTCATATAGCCTAAGAGGTGTACTTCAGTATGTTCTGTAATGTCACAGGAGAGGTCACTGATTCCAGGACTGACTTAGACGTTCCCAATGTGCACTCTGAGAGATTTAAACATTTTATGTTGTGTCACGGGATTATGAGAAGTTCCTCAGATATCTCCATTTCTATGTCAATGTCAAAGGCTGAGAAGCTGCTGACCTACATTATCCTATTTTGTGTGTGCTTTAAGGCTTTCCTTGAATGAATTTTACTAGCAGCCAATTTGCCTGCTCTGAATATGTGTCTGATTGCCCATTCTAGTCAATGGATTGTGGCTCTGAACTTTCTCAAGATGCTGCCAAAAACCACCCTAGACTAGTAATAAGGCACCCTTAACTATGCTTTTTGCCTCTCATTTTGCTGTGACTAATGTGATAACCCTCCCTGCCACTGTGAGTCAATTTGGCAGCCACTCTAAAACACACAAACTCCAAATCGTGTACAATGAAACTGTCATAAGATACTAGTTTGCCTTGGCTCAGTTTTAGTATTACCTGGACATACTGCAGAAGATTAGCTTAGCTACTTACGGTATGTAGCATTTCAAATAGATAAACAATCTTTCAGTCTAACCCCTTGCGCCTCCCTTATTCTATAGTGACTAGGGCTGGGATGACTTAGTCACTATAGGATAGTCAGTTTTGGCTCTGGTAGGATGAGGGTGTCGTTTCTTCTATTGCAACTCTCCATAGCTTTCTCATTAGGGGGGTCTCTTCACACACTGAAGCAAAAATGGGGTACTTGACTGACTCACCCAGCATGGAATGGAGAAGAAGGCAAAGGTGATGCTAGCCCGGGCGGCACTAGCTCCCAGCAGGTAGTGATGAGTTGACCGGTTCCACTGATGGGCTAGGAAACAGAACCCAACAGACCACAGACCTGTCCAGATGACTGGGAAGAAAATGTCACAGTATCATACAAGCACCTGAAGGCACAAATAGCATCCCTAGAGCAAGTTTTCTGAGACAGGTAtttaaaagggtggggtgaaATAATGTTCATCAGCCTCTTCTTGCTGTACGTTCACAGTTATCATTCCTCTTGAAATATCTTTGCTGAAAGACATAGTCAGCACCCAAAGATAACTGATTCTAGAAATCCTCCTGACACTTTAGAGACTGTGTGAAAATAAGTGAAAATTCACTCCTCAGATTATCACAGGCTATTGCACAAGAGGCATTAGCACAATGTATTagggatttattttatttggagAAATACATTTcagaaatgtttaaaacaaatgcttaaaaacaaccaccacccctCAATTTGGTTTCAAGCCTGAGCAGGGCAAGTACAAATCACTTCTTGGCTTGTTTAGTATTCTTTATCTCCCTGGTTCTATCTCCAGTCTATAGTATCCAATTTAGCAGTAGTTTGCCTTGGAACTGTATATAATTCAGGGCTGAGGAGAAACCTAGGACATATTACAGAAATATAAAAGTTTTAGAAACCACAAGATCAACCTTGTGACGTGCATTTTCTTTATCATATTAACCAACAGAATAAACTTAATGATTAAATTTTTATTAGCAATGATCAGAAGGCCCACTTATGCCAATGCAAAGTAATTAGATTTATGCTGCCAGTTTAACAGGAATGGATTATTAAGACTACTGGCCACAGAGCCTAAATTGAGCTGTTGTCTTCCCTTCTAATGTGCAAATGCAGCTTATGTAAGTTTTCTGTTGTTACTATTGTAACAATCCTTATTGCACAGAAAGCCTGAGCACTCTTGTAGTGAGCAAAAAAGAAGGTGGCTCCGGCAGCAGCAATATGAGCGCTCCTAGAACAAATCAAACAAGCTCTACTTCTAATAAAAGCTCTTGCTTTCATGGATAAACTGACTGCCTTCAGGAATCAGAAAGGCAATCGCTCCATAAAACAAACAATGCTGCACAGTTGGCAGGTGTATTAAAAAGAGgtttttgcctttttagctgaTGAACAATAAGGGATAGAGGAAAACTGCCAGACTGCATCAGATTGTTCCATATTTCAGCCAGCCAAATATCCTGTCTCCAATGCGGCCAATGCCAGATGTTGCAGAGGCAAGAACCTCATGATAAGCAGGTGTGGAATAATCTCTTTTCTGCTAATCCATAATTGTTACAGATTTGGCTTTAAACCCAGAGGCACAAGAATGTATTGCCCTTCTTAACAAATTAATTATTCCACCTCTGGGACAAACTGCTAAATTCTTGACCTCCGTTTCTTCCTGGGTTTCATATTTGCATGGTAAAAAGCATTTTTACATGCTTTAAATATGCTTTATTTTTCAGTTAATTTACTTCATTCTTGAGTTCTGAGATGATGAAACTGCACAAGATCTGTTCTACCACAGAAGGAAATGCAGGAAAAGATTAATTTGTTAGTCGGTATGAGATATGGGTAGAAGACTAGAAAACTCATAAACTTACTTTAGAAAAGCATAGATTCAAGAACAGGTGTGCTCCTGGACAAAACAGGAGGCAGAGATGTAGGAATGGAAggggcaaaaaaagagagacaagTATTAGGGTGATGCACAGCGGACATTATCAAGATGGGCAGGGATCCTGAAGGAAACTGCACCTTAAAATGAACAAACTTTTTGTTGAAGTATTGTGAGAAGGCTATTGTCTGGCAATGTACTCAATAGGCCAGGTTAATCCGAAAAAGGTAGGAAGAGCCTTGATAGGCAGCGCATGTTAAGACCAGGCAGAAAACCAGATATGCCTCAGTGACATCTAATTTTGCCAAAATAGACCTGTGTAAATACTGATGTAGCAGCAAATGCCAGGGCCTAAGAAATGCTTCGAACAGATATATACAATACCAACAATGCCCTGCTTGAAACACTCCTTTGCTGTGATCATGCTTGTTAAATAAACCCTGACAGCAAGGAGTGAGACAGCATGTGGAAATGACAGTCTTTTGTGTGGAACGAGTATTTCCTTATTGTTTCCTTGTCTGTCTTCAGGTGTTGTCACGTCTTTTGTGAGCCCTGCAGCTCAAGGGCTGTCTCAAGAGATGAGACAACAGGCAGAGGAACAATAAGACAATACCTTGCTCAGTCTGTGTAAAAGCAGCAGTCTATGCCCACCAACAGCATGTTTCTTTCAGGTCAACTACAGGTAAAAGAGATCTTTTAAGGAAGacgtaaaataaaataatgcagtagcTTTGCACCAATTTATAGGTTGTAGCTCTGCTATTTTAAAAGGGAGTCAGTATTCTTCTCTGTGGCTTGGTGTCATAGCTGTCAATACCCTGAATTCCCCTCCCTGTCAAATTGTAAGAGGCTGCAATGGGAATGGTAAGAGAACAAGCAGTAAGGATAATGTGTTGAAAAAGAAAGTTAACTTTAATAGATACAAGGAGAGGCTGTGTGGGAGGCAAAAACGTTAAATGGGAATTGCCTCAGTCATAGGTTTTGGGGTGAGAATGTATAGAGAAGCTAGTTTAGTCACAGAACACCTTGTAGTTGTATTAGGCTCTCATCAACGGTAACTACATATACCAAAACTATAATTTAATGGATCTGGTAGAAAGGAAGAGTACTTACTGGAAAAGGTGACATCCAATACAAGGATGGCATATTTGAACTTGTGACTAGTCACATTAGAGTCGAAGACATCAAAACCCAAAAACAGAAGGCTCTGGAAGAAGGAGAGTGCACCCACTGTAATGCCATAGCAGCAGGCTGCATCATTCTCATTCAGTACACAATGCAGTTCTGAGGAGGTTATCAGGTTCTGGTACCCTTCATTCACCAAGGAAGCAAATACAGTCAAAGAGAAAACCTGAAACAGGAGAGAGACAGAGCA
This genomic window from Euleptes europaea isolate rEulEur1 chromosome 18, rEulEur1.hap1, whole genome shotgun sequence contains:
- the SYNGR4 gene encoding synaptogyrin-4 → MRKAVSIFQDFSEHDVVQFILRPQIITRTIAGVFSLTVFASLVNEGYQNLITSSELHCVLNENDAACCYGITVGALSFFQSLLFLGFDVFDSNVTSHKFKYAILVLDVTFSIIWTGLWSVGFCFLAHQWNRSTHHYLLGASAARASITFAFFSIPCWVYLACLALKNLWAEPPIPYKRSLDEGSVALTTLSSSTPTSFPNNVGYPENASTASYPSTPVPNRLTLMNTDA